A single region of the Neomonachus schauinslandi chromosome 3, ASM220157v2, whole genome shotgun sequence genome encodes:
- the NCL gene encoding nucleolin isoform X3 has translation MVKLAKAGKNQSDPKKMAPPPKEVEEDSEDEEMSEDEDDDSSGEEVIIPQKKGKKATTTPAKKVMEEDDEEEDEDDEEEDEDEDEDDSEEEAMETTPAKGKKAPAKAVPVKAKSTAEDEDEEDDDEDEDEEEEDEEDEDDDEEEDEEEEDEEEEEEPVKEAPGKRKKEMAKQKAAPEAKKQKVEATEPTTSFNLFVGNLNFSKSAPELKTGISDLFAKNDLAVVDVRIGVSRKFGYVDFESAEDLEKALELTGLKVFGNEIKLEKPKGKDSKKDRDARTLLAKNLPYKVTQDELKEVFEDAAEIRLVSKDGKSKGIAYIEFKTEADAEKTLEEKQGTEIDGRAISLFYTGEKGQSHDSRGGKNSTWSGESKTLVLSNLSYNATEETLQEVFEKATFIKVPQNQNGKSKGYAFIEFASFEDAKEALNSCNKREIEGRAIRLELQGPRGSPNARSQPSKTLFVKGLSEDTTEETLKESFDGSVRARIVTDRETGSSKGFGFVDFNSEEDAKAAKEAMEDGEIDGNKVTLDWAKPKGEGGFGGRGGGRGGFGGRGGGRGGRGGFGGRGRGGFGGRGGFRGGRGGGGDHKPQGKKTKFE, from the exons ATGGTGAAGCTCGCAAAG GCTGGTAAAAATCAAAGTGACCCCAAGAAAATGGCTCCTCCCCCAAAGGAGGTAGAAGAAGACAGTGAAGATGAGGAAATGtcagaagatgaagatgatgatagCAGTGGAGAAGAG gtTATCATTCCTCAGAAAAAAGGCAAGAAGGCTACCACAACTCCAGCAAAGAAGGTGATG gaggaggatgatgaggaggaggatgaagacgatgaggaggaggatgaagatgAGGATGAAGATG ACTCTGAAGAAGAAGCTATGGAGACTACACCAGCCAAAGGGAAGAAAGCCCCTGCAAAAGCTGTTCCTGTGAAGGCCAAGAGCACAGCTGAGGACGAAGATGAAGaggatgatgatgaggatgaagatgaggaggaggaggatgaggaagatgaggatgatgatgaggaagaagatgaggaggaggaggatgaggaagaagaggaag AGCCTGTTAAAGAAGCACCTGGAAAACGAAAGAAGGAAATGGCCAAACAGAAAGCAGCTCCAGAAGCcaagaagcagaaagtagaag CTACAGAACCAACTACATCATTCAATCTTTTTGTTGGAAACCTGAACTTCAGCAAATCTGCCCCTGAATTAAAAACGGGCATCAGTGACCTTTTTGCTAAAAATGATCTTGCTGTTGTGGATGTCAGAATTGGTGTGTCTAG GAAGTTTGGCTATGTGGATTTTGAATCTGCTGAAGACCTGGAAAAAGCCTTGGAACTCACTGGTTTAAAAGTCTTTGGCAAcgaaattaaactagaaaaacCAAAGGGAAAAGACAGTAAGAAAG ATCGAGATGCAAGAACACTTTTGGCTAAAAATCTGCCTTACAAAGTTACTCAGGATGAATTAAAAGAAGTATTTGAAGATGCTGCGGAGATCAGATTAGTCAGCAAGGATGGAAAGAGTAAAGG GATTGCTTATATTGAATTTAAGACCGAAGCTGATGCAGAAAAAACCTTGGAAGAAAAGCAGGGCACAGAGATAGATGGGCGGGCTATCTCCCTGTTCTACACCGGAGAGAAGGGTCAAAGTCACGACTCTAGAGGCGGCAAGAATAGCACTTGGAGTG gtgaaTCAAAAACACTGGTTTTAAGCAACCTCTCTTACAATGCAACAGAAGAAACCCTTCAGGAAGTATTTGAGAAGGCAACTTTTATTAAAGTGCCCCAGAACCAAAATGGCAAATCTAAAGG GTATGCGTTTATAGAATTTGCTTCATTTGAAGATGCTAAAGAAGCTTTAAATTCCTGTAATAAAAGGGAAATTGAGGGCAGAGCAATCAGACTGGAGTTGCAAGGACCCAGAGGATCACCTAATGCCAGAAGCC AGCCGTCCAAAACTTTGTTTGTCAAAGGTCTGTCTGAGGATACCACAGAAGAGACGTTAAAGGAGTCGTTTGATGGCTCTGTTCGGGCAAGGATAGTCACTGACCGGGAGACTGGGTCTTCTAAAGG GTTTGGTTTTGTAGACTTCAACAGTGAGGAAGATGCGAAAGCTGCCAAGGAGGCCATGGAAGATGGTGAAATTGATGGAAACAAAGTTACTTTGGACTGGGCCAAGCCTAAGGGTGAAGGTGGTTTTGGAGGCCGTGGTGGAGGCCGAGGTGGCTTTGGAGGCCGAGGTGGTGGCAGAGGAGGCCGAGGTGGATTTGGTGGCAGAGGCCGGGGAGGCTTTGGAG GGCGAGGAGGCTTccgaggaggcagaggaggagggggagaccACAAGCCACAAGGAAAGAAGACGAAGTTTGAATAG
- the NCL gene encoding nucleolin isoform X1 — translation MVKLAKAGKNQSDPKKMAPPPKEVEEDSEDEEMSEDEDDDSSGEEVIIPQKKGKKATTTPAKKVMVSPTKKVTVATPAKKAVVTPGKKAAATPAKKTIAPAKAVATPGKKGATPGKALVTTPGKKGAATPAKGAKNGKNAKKEDSDEEDDDDSEEEDEEDEDEDEDEFEPAVMKAVAAAPASDDEEEDDEEEDEDDEEEDEDEDEDDSEEEAMETTPAKGKKAPAKAVPVKAKSTAEDEDEEDDDEDEDEEEEDEEDEDDDEEEDEEEEDEEEEEEPVKEAPGKRKKEMAKQKAAPEAKKQKVEATEPTTSFNLFVGNLNFSKSAPELKTGISDLFAKNDLAVVDVRIGVSRKFGYVDFESAEDLEKALELTGLKVFGNEIKLEKPKGKDSKKDRDARTLLAKNLPYKVTQDELKEVFEDAAEIRLVSKDGKSKGIAYIEFKTEADAEKTLEEKQGTEIDGRAISLFYTGEKGQSHDSRGGKNSTWSGESKTLVLSNLSYNATEETLQEVFEKATFIKVPQNQNGKSKGYAFIEFASFEDAKEALNSCNKREIEGRAIRLELQGPRGSPNARSQPSKTLFVKGLSEDTTEETLKESFDGSVRARIVTDRETGSSKGFGFVDFNSEEDAKAAKEAMEDGEIDGNKVTLDWAKPKGEGGFGGRGGGRGGFGGRGGGRGGRGGFGGRGRGGFGGRGGFRGGRGGGGDHKPQGKKTKFE, via the exons ATGGTGAAGCTCGCAAAG GCTGGTAAAAATCAAAGTGACCCCAAGAAAATGGCTCCTCCCCCAAAGGAGGTAGAAGAAGACAGTGAAGATGAGGAAATGtcagaagatgaagatgatgatagCAGTGGAGAAGAG gtTATCATTCCTCAGAAAAAAGGCAAGAAGGCTACCACAACTCCAGCAAAGAAGGTGATGGTTTCCCCAACAAAAAAAGTCACAGTTGCCACACCGGCCAAGAAAGCAGTTGTCACCCCTGGCAAAAAGGCAGCAGCTACACCAGCCAAAAAGACGATTGCGCCGGCCAAAGCAGTAGCAACACCTGGCAAGAAGGGGGCCACACCCGGCAAGGCATTGGTAACAACCCCTGGTAAGAAAGGAGCAGCCACCCCAGCCAAGGGAGCAAAGAATGGTAAGAATGCCAAGAAGGAAGACAGTGACGAGGaagatgatgatgacagtgaagaggaggacgaggaggatgAGGATGAAGATGAGGATGAATTCGAGCCAGCGGTGATGAAAGCAGTTGCTGCCGCCCCCGCCTcagatgatgaggaggaggatgatgaggaggaggatgaagacgatgaggaggaggatgaagatgAGGATGAAGATG ACTCTGAAGAAGAAGCTATGGAGACTACACCAGCCAAAGGGAAGAAAGCCCCTGCAAAAGCTGTTCCTGTGAAGGCCAAGAGCACAGCTGAGGACGAAGATGAAGaggatgatgatgaggatgaagatgaggaggaggaggatgaggaagatgaggatgatgatgaggaagaagatgaggaggaggaggatgaggaagaagaggaag AGCCTGTTAAAGAAGCACCTGGAAAACGAAAGAAGGAAATGGCCAAACAGAAAGCAGCTCCAGAAGCcaagaagcagaaagtagaag CTACAGAACCAACTACATCATTCAATCTTTTTGTTGGAAACCTGAACTTCAGCAAATCTGCCCCTGAATTAAAAACGGGCATCAGTGACCTTTTTGCTAAAAATGATCTTGCTGTTGTGGATGTCAGAATTGGTGTGTCTAG GAAGTTTGGCTATGTGGATTTTGAATCTGCTGAAGACCTGGAAAAAGCCTTGGAACTCACTGGTTTAAAAGTCTTTGGCAAcgaaattaaactagaaaaacCAAAGGGAAAAGACAGTAAGAAAG ATCGAGATGCAAGAACACTTTTGGCTAAAAATCTGCCTTACAAAGTTACTCAGGATGAATTAAAAGAAGTATTTGAAGATGCTGCGGAGATCAGATTAGTCAGCAAGGATGGAAAGAGTAAAGG GATTGCTTATATTGAATTTAAGACCGAAGCTGATGCAGAAAAAACCTTGGAAGAAAAGCAGGGCACAGAGATAGATGGGCGGGCTATCTCCCTGTTCTACACCGGAGAGAAGGGTCAAAGTCACGACTCTAGAGGCGGCAAGAATAGCACTTGGAGTG gtgaaTCAAAAACACTGGTTTTAAGCAACCTCTCTTACAATGCAACAGAAGAAACCCTTCAGGAAGTATTTGAGAAGGCAACTTTTATTAAAGTGCCCCAGAACCAAAATGGCAAATCTAAAGG GTATGCGTTTATAGAATTTGCTTCATTTGAAGATGCTAAAGAAGCTTTAAATTCCTGTAATAAAAGGGAAATTGAGGGCAGAGCAATCAGACTGGAGTTGCAAGGACCCAGAGGATCACCTAATGCCAGAAGCC AGCCGTCCAAAACTTTGTTTGTCAAAGGTCTGTCTGAGGATACCACAGAAGAGACGTTAAAGGAGTCGTTTGATGGCTCTGTTCGGGCAAGGATAGTCACTGACCGGGAGACTGGGTCTTCTAAAGG GTTTGGTTTTGTAGACTTCAACAGTGAGGAAGATGCGAAAGCTGCCAAGGAGGCCATGGAAGATGGTGAAATTGATGGAAACAAAGTTACTTTGGACTGGGCCAAGCCTAAGGGTGAAGGTGGTTTTGGAGGCCGTGGTGGAGGCCGAGGTGGCTTTGGAGGCCGAGGTGGTGGCAGAGGAGGCCGAGGTGGATTTGGTGGCAGAGGCCGGGGAGGCTTTGGAG GGCGAGGAGGCTTccgaggaggcagaggaggagggggagaccACAAGCCACAAGGAAAGAAGACGAAGTTTGAATAG
- the NCL gene encoding nucleolin isoform X2, which produces MAPPPKEVEEDSEDEEMSEDEDDDSSGEEVIIPQKKGKKATTTPAKKVMVSPTKKVTVATPAKKAVVTPGKKAAATPAKKTIAPAKAVATPGKKGATPGKALVTTPGKKGAATPAKGAKNGKNAKKEDSDEEDDDDSEEEDEEDEDEDEDEFEPAVMKAVAAAPASDDEEEDDEEEDEDDEEEDEDEDEDDSEEEAMETTPAKGKKAPAKAVPVKAKSTAEDEDEEDDDEDEDEEEEDEEDEDDDEEEDEEEEDEEEEEEPVKEAPGKRKKEMAKQKAAPEAKKQKVEATEPTTSFNLFVGNLNFSKSAPELKTGISDLFAKNDLAVVDVRIGVSRKFGYVDFESAEDLEKALELTGLKVFGNEIKLEKPKGKDSKKDRDARTLLAKNLPYKVTQDELKEVFEDAAEIRLVSKDGKSKGIAYIEFKTEADAEKTLEEKQGTEIDGRAISLFYTGEKGQSHDSRGGKNSTWSGESKTLVLSNLSYNATEETLQEVFEKATFIKVPQNQNGKSKGYAFIEFASFEDAKEALNSCNKREIEGRAIRLELQGPRGSPNARSQPSKTLFVKGLSEDTTEETLKESFDGSVRARIVTDRETGSSKGFGFVDFNSEEDAKAAKEAMEDGEIDGNKVTLDWAKPKGEGGFGGRGGGRGGFGGRGGGRGGRGGFGGRGRGGFGGRGGFRGGRGGGGDHKPQGKKTKFE; this is translated from the exons ATGGCTCCTCCCCCAAAGGAGGTAGAAGAAGACAGTGAAGATGAGGAAATGtcagaagatgaagatgatgatagCAGTGGAGAAGAG gtTATCATTCCTCAGAAAAAAGGCAAGAAGGCTACCACAACTCCAGCAAAGAAGGTGATGGTTTCCCCAACAAAAAAAGTCACAGTTGCCACACCGGCCAAGAAAGCAGTTGTCACCCCTGGCAAAAAGGCAGCAGCTACACCAGCCAAAAAGACGATTGCGCCGGCCAAAGCAGTAGCAACACCTGGCAAGAAGGGGGCCACACCCGGCAAGGCATTGGTAACAACCCCTGGTAAGAAAGGAGCAGCCACCCCAGCCAAGGGAGCAAAGAATGGTAAGAATGCCAAGAAGGAAGACAGTGACGAGGaagatgatgatgacagtgaagaggaggacgaggaggatgAGGATGAAGATGAGGATGAATTCGAGCCAGCGGTGATGAAAGCAGTTGCTGCCGCCCCCGCCTcagatgatgaggaggaggatgatgaggaggaggatgaagacgatgaggaggaggatgaagatgAGGATGAAGATG ACTCTGAAGAAGAAGCTATGGAGACTACACCAGCCAAAGGGAAGAAAGCCCCTGCAAAAGCTGTTCCTGTGAAGGCCAAGAGCACAGCTGAGGACGAAGATGAAGaggatgatgatgaggatgaagatgaggaggaggaggatgaggaagatgaggatgatgatgaggaagaagatgaggaggaggaggatgaggaagaagaggaag AGCCTGTTAAAGAAGCACCTGGAAAACGAAAGAAGGAAATGGCCAAACAGAAAGCAGCTCCAGAAGCcaagaagcagaaagtagaag CTACAGAACCAACTACATCATTCAATCTTTTTGTTGGAAACCTGAACTTCAGCAAATCTGCCCCTGAATTAAAAACGGGCATCAGTGACCTTTTTGCTAAAAATGATCTTGCTGTTGTGGATGTCAGAATTGGTGTGTCTAG GAAGTTTGGCTATGTGGATTTTGAATCTGCTGAAGACCTGGAAAAAGCCTTGGAACTCACTGGTTTAAAAGTCTTTGGCAAcgaaattaaactagaaaaacCAAAGGGAAAAGACAGTAAGAAAG ATCGAGATGCAAGAACACTTTTGGCTAAAAATCTGCCTTACAAAGTTACTCAGGATGAATTAAAAGAAGTATTTGAAGATGCTGCGGAGATCAGATTAGTCAGCAAGGATGGAAAGAGTAAAGG GATTGCTTATATTGAATTTAAGACCGAAGCTGATGCAGAAAAAACCTTGGAAGAAAAGCAGGGCACAGAGATAGATGGGCGGGCTATCTCCCTGTTCTACACCGGAGAGAAGGGTCAAAGTCACGACTCTAGAGGCGGCAAGAATAGCACTTGGAGTG gtgaaTCAAAAACACTGGTTTTAAGCAACCTCTCTTACAATGCAACAGAAGAAACCCTTCAGGAAGTATTTGAGAAGGCAACTTTTATTAAAGTGCCCCAGAACCAAAATGGCAAATCTAAAGG GTATGCGTTTATAGAATTTGCTTCATTTGAAGATGCTAAAGAAGCTTTAAATTCCTGTAATAAAAGGGAAATTGAGGGCAGAGCAATCAGACTGGAGTTGCAAGGACCCAGAGGATCACCTAATGCCAGAAGCC AGCCGTCCAAAACTTTGTTTGTCAAAGGTCTGTCTGAGGATACCACAGAAGAGACGTTAAAGGAGTCGTTTGATGGCTCTGTTCGGGCAAGGATAGTCACTGACCGGGAGACTGGGTCTTCTAAAGG GTTTGGTTTTGTAGACTTCAACAGTGAGGAAGATGCGAAAGCTGCCAAGGAGGCCATGGAAGATGGTGAAATTGATGGAAACAAAGTTACTTTGGACTGGGCCAAGCCTAAGGGTGAAGGTGGTTTTGGAGGCCGTGGTGGAGGCCGAGGTGGCTTTGGAGGCCGAGGTGGTGGCAGAGGAGGCCGAGGTGGATTTGGTGGCAGAGGCCGGGGAGGCTTTGGAG GGCGAGGAGGCTTccgaggaggcagaggaggagggggagaccACAAGCCACAAGGAAAGAAGACGAAGTTTGAATAG